The Paraburkholderia caffeinilytica genome segment CGGATTGCCTTCAATCTGTACCGCGACCACTACACGCAGCTCGAAGCCTTCAAGGCGGGCGATGCGGACGTCATCGTCGAATACAGCGCGACGCAGTGGGCGCGCAAATATGTCGGCAAGAACTTCGACAACGGGTTGCTGAAGAAGGGCGAATTCGCCGACGGTCCCGCGCAGATGCAGGGCATGCTGATGAATCTGCGCAAGCCGATGTTCCAGGACCCACGCGTGCGTCACGCGCTGACGCTGGCGTTCGACTACGACTGGATGAACCGGATGATGTTCTACGGTCAATACCGGCGCACCAGCAGCTATTTCGAAGCCAGCCCGTTCGGGGCAACCGGTATGCCGGGCGAGAAGGAGCTGGCGCTGCTCGAACCGCTGCGCGGCAGCGTGCCACCTGAAGTGTTCGGTCCGATGCTCAAGCAACCCGACACGATTGCGCCGAATTCCTTGCGCGGCAATTTGCGCGTCGCTCGCGATCTGCTGGCGCAGGCCGGCTGGCACTATCGCGACGGCGCATTGCGCGACGTCAACGGTACGCCGATGACGATCGAAATCATGGACGATCAGCCCGGCATGGATCGTCTGATCCTGCCATATATGCAGGCGCTCGAGATGCTCGGGATTCAGGCCCACATGCGCGAAATCGACAGCGCCCTGTACGAGAAGCGTCTGGATAATTTCGAGTACGACATGACCACCTTCATCTATCCGCCGGTCACCATTCCGGGCGCCGAACTGACGCGCCGCTTCGGCAGTGCGGCCGCATCCGAAGTCGGCTCCGAAAACTATCCGGGCATCCGTTCGAAGGCGGTCGACTCGCTGATTCACTCCGCGCTCACCGCCACCAATATCGAGGATCTGGAGGCGGCGACCCGCGCGCTGGATCGAGTGCTGATCTATTCGTTTTACCTCGTGCCGGAGTACTACGCACCGGGCGCGCGCATCGGCTACAAGACCACCCTCGGCTTTCCAAAGACGGTACCGAATTCGTACCTGTACGAAGACTGGGTCGTCAACTACTGGTACGTGAAGGCGCCAGGCGCACAAGCGACACAGAAACCCCAGGCCACGCAATCCGCGGGTTCAACCACGGCCGCGGCCCACTGAGGAACAGCATGCTTGCCTACATTCTCAGACGATTGCTGTTGATGGTGCCGACGCTGCTCGGCGTGGTCACCCTGACCTTTGTCGTCACGCAGTTCGTACCGGGTGGGCCGGTCGAACAGGTGATGACGCAACTCCGCCACGGCGCTGGCCGTGGCGGAGAGGCGGGGGCGGGCGGCGGAGGCTATCACGGCAGCCAGGGTGTCGATCCGCAGCAGATCGAGCAGATCAAGAAACAGTTCGGCTTCGACAAGCCGCCGCTCGAGCGATACGTGCTGATGCTCAAGCGCTATGCGACCTTCGATCTCGGCCAGTCCTACTATCAGCATGACAGCGTGTGGGAGGTCATCAAATCGAAACTGCCGGTATCGATCACGCTCGGCTTATGGACAGTGCTACTCACGTATCTGATATCGGTGCCGTTGGGCATTGCGAAAGCGGTGCGCAACGGCTCGCGCTTCGATACGGTGACCAGTGTGCTGGTGCTCGCCGGCTATGCGATTCCTGGCTTCGTGCTGGGCGTGCTGCTGCTGATGCTGTTCGGCGGCGGCACGTTCTGGCAGGTGTTTCCGATGCGCGGCCTGACCTCGGACAACTTCCACGACCTCAGCACGTTCGGCAAGCTGCTCGATTATTTGTGGCACATCGCGCTGCCGGTCACCGCTTCGGTGGTCGGCAACTTCGCAATCGTCACGATCCTGACCAAGAACACCTTTCTCGAGGAGATCGGCCGTCAATATGTATTGACGGCTCGCGCCAAAGGGGCGCCGGAGCGCGACGTACTGTGGAAGCACGTACTGCGCAATGCCGCGATTCCGCTGCTGACCGGTTTGCCGGCGGCTTTCGTCGGCGCCTTCCTCAACGGCAATCTACTGATTGAAACCCTGTTTTCGCTCGACGGCATGGGTCAACTTTCGTATGACTCGGTGATTCGCCGTGACTATCCGGTCGTGCTCGGCTCGCTGTTTCTGTTCACGCTGATCGCCCTCATAACCAAACTCATTGCTGACGTCTGCTATGTCCTCGTCGACCCCCGCATCCAATTCAACCGCCTGGACCGCTGATCAGTCCGGTGCGGCGCACGTGGCGTCGCCGTCTCCGTGGCGGCGCACCTGGCTGCGCTTCAGGCGGCAACGGCTCGGTTACTGGAGCCTCGTGATCTTCGTATCGCTGTTCGCCATCAGCCTGCTAGGCGAGGTGCTGTCCAACGATCGTCCATTGGTTGTCCGTTATGAGGGGCAGTACTACTTCCCCATCGTCAAGGACTATTCGGAGAAGATTTTCGGCGGCGATTTTCCGGCGCGGGCGAATTACCTCGATCCGTATATCCGCTCGCGGCTCGAATCGAACGGCAACTTTGCGATCTATCCGCCGAATCATTTCCATTACGACACGATCGACTACTTCGCGGCCCATCCGTACCCGGCACCGCCCACCCGAAGCAACTGGCTCGGCACGGATCAGTACGGCCGCGACGTGCTAGCGCGGCTACTGTACGGTTTCCGGCTTTCGGTGCTGATGGCGCTTGCGCTCACGGTTTCCGGCGTCCTGATCGGCGTATTGACCGGCGCGGTGCAGGGCTTCTATGGCGGACGCACCGATCTGATCGGCCAGCGTCTGATCGAGATCTGGAGTTCCATGCCGGACCTGTACCTGCTGATCATCTTCGCCTCGATCTTCGAGCCCACGCTATGGCTGCTGTTTATTCTTCTGTCGATGTTCGGCTGGCTCGTGCTCTCCGACTACGTGCGCGCCGAATTCCTGCGTAACCGCTCGCTGGATTACGTGAGAGCGGCGCGCACCATGGGCCTCTCGAACTGGCAGATCATGTGGCGCCACGTGCTGCCGAATAGCCTGACGCCGGTGATCACGTTTCTGCCCTTCCGCATGAGCGCGGCGATTCTGTCGCTGACCAGTCTCGACTTCCTCGGACTGGGCGTGCCGCCGCCCACGCCGAGCCTCGGCGAACTGCTTCAGGAAGGCAAGAACAACCTCGACGCCTGGTGGATTTCGATCTCGGCTTTCGCCGCCCTGGTGATTACGCTGCTGCTGTTGACCTTCATGGGCGACGCATTGCGCAATGCGCTCGACACGCGCAAACGCGGTTCGGCGTTCGGCGGAGGTCCGCGATGAGCGAAGCCAAACCGAACCGGCCGTTGCTCGAGATCGATCGCTTCTCCGTGCGTTTCGGCGACAAGATCGCGGTGCATGAACTGAGTCTCTCGATTGCGCGCGGCGAGCGTGTTGCCCTGGTCGGCGAATCGGGTTCCGGCAAAAGCGTCACCGCGTTGTCGATTCTGCGTCTTGTGGAGCACGCCGACCTGAGCGGCCGCATGCTGCTCGACGGCGAAGATCTGCTGCAGAAAACCGAGCAGCAGATGCGCGGTCTGCGCGGCGCCGACGTGGCGATGGTGTTTCAGGAACCGATGACGGCGCTCAATCCGCTCTTCACGATCGGCAAGCAGATCGCCGAAAGTTTGCGCCTGCATGAAGGCTTGCGGCCGAACGCGGCGCGCCAGCGCGGTATCGAGTTGCTCAGGCGCACCGGTATTCCCGAACCGGAGCGGCGTATCGACAGCTTTCCACATCAGCTGTCCGGCGGCCAGCGGCAGCGCGCGATGATCGCCATGGCGCTCGCGTGCCGGCCACGTCTGCTGCTTGCCGACGAACCGACCACCGCGCTCGACGTCACCGTGCGTCAGCAGATCGTCGATCTGTTGATCGCATTGCAGGAGCAGGAAGCGGCCGAGCGTGGCATGGCCGTGCTGCTCATCACGCACGACCTGAATCTGGTGAAGCGTTTCGCGCAGCGTGTCGCGGTGATGGAGAAGGGCGTACTGGTCGAAACCAATACGACCGAAGCGCTGTTCTCCAACCCGCAGCATCCCTACACCCAACGCCTGCTGGACAGCGAGCCGCGTCGCGCGGTGGAGCCGGTCGAGCCGGGCGCGCCGCGTTTGCTCGACGTGCAGGGACTCGCCGTCGACTACCGCACCTCCGCGAAAGGCTGGCGCTCCATGTTCGGGCGCTCCACGTTCCGCGCAGTGCACGACGTCGACCTGAGCGTGCGGCGCGGTGAAACGCTCGGCATCGTCGGCGAGTCGGGGTCGGGAAAATCGACGCTGGCGGCCACCGTGCTTGGCTTGCAACAACCCGCCGCCGGCCATATTCATATCGACGGCTTGCCGCTTGACACGCTGAAAACCGCGCGCTCGCGCCGGGCGTTGTATTCGCGTATGCAAGTCGTGTTTCAGGACCCGTTCGGCTCGTTGTCGCCGCGCATGACGGTGGAGCAGATCGTCGGCGAGGGCCTGACGATGCATCAGCCCGACATGGACGCCAAGGCGCGGCGTGCACGCGTGGGCAGCCTGCTGGAAGAAGTGGGGATGCCCGCGGACGCCATGCTGCGCTATCCGCATGAGTTTTCCGGCGGCCAGCGCCAGCGTATTGCGATTGCGCGAGCCCTCGCGGTCGAGCCGGAATTGCTGGTGCTCGATGAACCGACCAGCGCACTCGATGTATCCATCCAGAAACAGGTGCTGAATCTGCTGACAAATCTGCAGAAAAAGTACAAGCTAAGCTATTTGTTCATTACGCACGATCTGGCGGTGATGCGAGCCATGGCGCATCGCGTGATCGTGATGAAGTCGGGACGCATCGTCGAAGCCGGCGACACACTCGATGTGTTGCATGCGCCGTCGCATCCTTATACCCAGTCGCTGCTCGCGTCGTCGCTGATCGTGTCGCCGGCGGGCGCAGCGGGGACTCATACGGGAACCACGAATGATTGACGAACGTTGGGCGCAGGCCGCCCGATCGCTTACGAGCCGCGCGGCGTTCTGGTCGCTGCGCATTGTCGACGAACAGATCGACGATCACGAGATTCGCAACGACATCGCGCAACCCATGCGAACGGTGCGCGATCGTGGCGCGATGCTGATCGCATGGGCGGGCGCGGGCGCCGGCTACGCGGCCACCGCGAATCTGAGCGCCGCCGGCCTGCAGCAGGCGCTGGATCTCGCCACGGCCCGCGCGGAAGCGAGCGCGGCATTGTCGCTGATCGATCATCGCGAGGTGGCGCGCCCCGCGGTGAGCGGCCGCTATGTGTCGCCGAACGCGCAGCTTGCGTTGCCGCGCCGCGCCGAATGGCTGGAGCGCCTGAGCGTGGAATGCGCGGGCGCGAATCTCGATGCACGCATTGTCGAACGCGTCGCGGCCGTGCAGATCACGCATACCGATCAGCTCTACATCACCAGCGACGGCGTGCGGATCGATCAGCAGT includes the following:
- a CDS encoding ABC transporter permease, encoding MSSSTPASNSTAWTADQSGAAHVASPSPWRRTWLRFRRQRLGYWSLVIFVSLFAISLLGEVLSNDRPLVVRYEGQYYFPIVKDYSEKIFGGDFPARANYLDPYIRSRLESNGNFAIYPPNHFHYDTIDYFAAHPYPAPPTRSNWLGTDQYGRDVLARLLYGFRLSVLMALALTVSGVLIGVLTGAVQGFYGGRTDLIGQRLIEIWSSMPDLYLLIIFASIFEPTLWLLFILLSMFGWLVLSDYVRAEFLRNRSLDYVRAARTMGLSNWQIMWRHVLPNSLTPVITFLPFRMSAAILSLTSLDFLGLGVPPPTPSLGELLQEGKNNLDAWWISISAFAALVITLLLLTFMGDALRNALDTRKRGSAFGGGPR
- a CDS encoding microcin C ABC transporter permease YejB; its protein translation is MLAYILRRLLLMVPTLLGVVTLTFVVTQFVPGGPVEQVMTQLRHGAGRGGEAGAGGGGYHGSQGVDPQQIEQIKKQFGFDKPPLERYVLMLKRYATFDLGQSYYQHDSVWEVIKSKLPVSITLGLWTVLLTYLISVPLGIAKAVRNGSRFDTVTSVLVLAGYAIPGFVLGVLLLMLFGGGTFWQVFPMRGLTSDNFHDLSTFGKLLDYLWHIALPVTASVVGNFAIVTILTKNTFLEEIGRQYVLTARAKGAPERDVLWKHVLRNAAIPLLTGLPAAFVGAFLNGNLLIETLFSLDGMGQLSYDSVIRRDYPVVLGSLFLFTLIALITKLIADVCYVLVDPRIQFNRLDR
- a CDS encoding extracellular solute-binding protein is translated as MNSGLLRLHDAMGCLLGAVRRAANIGFAIAAAPGVLAICGAIPTAVEAKPSISQYDQPKYPAGFTHFDYANPDAPANGSLSFENYNELQTYDSLNPFLVRGAPAPDVLNLMFDTLMQRSWDELASEYPLIADDVDVAPDLTSATFHINPAARFSNGDPITAADVKYSFETLTSPQASPLFNAQFSIIKSATVIDRSTIRFDFKHSERDAPLIAGDLPIFSPKWGMQPNGKRPPFDQISSAPPISSGAYLIEGRKNDKQITYRRNPDYWAANLPSRRGMFRFERIAFNLYRDHYTQLEAFKAGDADVIVEYSATQWARKYVGKNFDNGLLKKGEFADGPAQMQGMLMNLRKPMFQDPRVRHALTLAFDYDWMNRMMFYGQYRRTSSYFEASPFGATGMPGEKELALLEPLRGSVPPEVFGPMLKQPDTIAPNSLRGNLRVARDLLAQAGWHYRDGALRDVNGTPMTIEIMDDQPGMDRLILPYMQALEMLGIQAHMREIDSALYEKRLDNFEYDMTTFIYPPVTIPGAELTRRFGSAAASEVGSENYPGIRSKAVDSLIHSALTATNIEDLEAATRALDRVLIYSFYLVPEYYAPGARIGYKTTLGFPKTVPNSYLYEDWVVNYWYVKAPGAQATQKPQATQSAGSTTAAAH
- a CDS encoding ABC transporter ATP-binding protein gives rise to the protein MSEAKPNRPLLEIDRFSVRFGDKIAVHELSLSIARGERVALVGESGSGKSVTALSILRLVEHADLSGRMLLDGEDLLQKTEQQMRGLRGADVAMVFQEPMTALNPLFTIGKQIAESLRLHEGLRPNAARQRGIELLRRTGIPEPERRIDSFPHQLSGGQRQRAMIAMALACRPRLLLADEPTTALDVTVRQQIVDLLIALQEQEAAERGMAVLLITHDLNLVKRFAQRVAVMEKGVLVETNTTEALFSNPQHPYTQRLLDSEPRRAVEPVEPGAPRLLDVQGLAVDYRTSAKGWRSMFGRSTFRAVHDVDLSVRRGETLGIVGESGSGKSTLAATVLGLQQPAAGHIHIDGLPLDTLKTARSRRALYSRMQVVFQDPFGSLSPRMTVEQIVGEGLTMHQPDMDAKARRARVGSLLEEVGMPADAMLRYPHEFSGGQRQRIAIARALAVEPELLVLDEPTSALDVSIQKQVLNLLTNLQKKYKLSYLFITHDLAVMRAMAHRVIVMKSGRIVEAGDTLDVLHAPSHPYTQSLLASSLIVSPAGAAGTHTGTTND